In Desulfosediminicola ganghwensis, a single window of DNA contains:
- the sixA gene encoding phosphohistidine phosphatase SixA, with amino-acid sequence MAIYLVQHGLALSQEEDPQRGLAQEGIEKVRLIADVAANYSVKVDTIFHSGKARAEQTARLMAAALEPSGGIVARAGLAPMDDVATLAMELDPASNIMLVGHLPFMERLTSLLTTGSAAFRVFKFQNGGIVCLDRDAENEKWYVKWALMPNVG; translated from the coding sequence ATGGCCATTTACCTGGTGCAGCATGGTTTAGCTCTTTCCCAAGAAGAAGACCCGCAACGGGGGCTTGCCCAGGAGGGCATCGAGAAGGTGAGGCTTATAGCCGACGTGGCGGCGAACTACTCGGTGAAAGTCGATACAATATTTCATAGTGGCAAAGCAAGAGCGGAGCAGACTGCCCGGTTGATGGCAGCGGCTCTTGAACCATCAGGGGGCATTGTAGCACGAGCTGGACTTGCCCCAATGGACGACGTGGCGACGTTGGCCATGGAACTTGATCCGGCAAGCAATATTATGCTGGTGGGGCATTTGCCTTTTATGGAGCGTTTAACCTCATTGCTGACGACTGGTTCGGCAGCGTTTCGGGTGTTTAAGTTTCAGAATGGAGGCATTGTTTGCCTGGATCGGGACGCTGAGAATGAGAAGTGGTATGTCAAGTGGGCGTTGATGCCCAACGTAGGATAG
- the rnhA gene encoding ribonuclease HI: MAKQKFYAVAVGGKKTIYTDWATTEKQVKGVGGAKYKSFPTRQEAEAWLKNPVYASKGKSAAKNNGGKPSGKAKTLVPKNIPANAIVIYTDGGAINNPGPGGYGIVITDGDACREISGGYRLTTNNRMEMTACIVALKEVIGEGRPIVLYSDSSYLVNGIEKGWARGWKRRGWKKSDGAPALNPDLWAELLDLLDQGKVELRWVKGHAGNELNERCDQLAVAAARGTDHRVDRGYEQSI; the protein is encoded by the coding sequence ATGGCTAAACAGAAATTTTATGCAGTTGCGGTGGGCGGGAAGAAAACTATCTATACCGACTGGGCAACAACTGAAAAGCAGGTGAAAGGTGTTGGTGGGGCGAAGTATAAGAGTTTTCCCACCAGGCAGGAAGCAGAGGCTTGGTTAAAGAACCCGGTCTATGCGTCAAAAGGGAAAAGCGCTGCAAAGAATAATGGTGGCAAGCCAAGTGGAAAAGCGAAAACGTTGGTGCCCAAGAATATTCCTGCTAATGCAATAGTCATTTACACGGATGGTGGTGCGATCAACAATCCCGGCCCAGGCGGCTATGGTATCGTGATAACTGACGGTGACGCATGCAGGGAAATCTCTGGCGGTTATCGTTTGACCACCAACAATCGTATGGAGATGACTGCCTGCATTGTCGCCTTAAAAGAGGTGATTGGTGAGGGGCGGCCGATCGTGCTCTATTCCGACTCCAGCTATCTGGTTAATGGAATCGAAAAAGGCTGGGCCCGTGGTTGGAAACGGCGTGGCTGGAAGAAATCAGATGGCGCACCTGCCTTAAACCCCGATCTCTGGGCGGAGTTGCTCGATCTGCTCGATCAGGGCAAAGTTGAGTTGCGCTGGGTCAAAGGCCATGCGGGGAACGAACTGAACGAGCGTTGCGATCAACTGGCGGTTGCCGCGGCCCGTGGGACTGACCATCGTGTCGATAGAGGCTACGAACAGAGCATATAA
- a CDS encoding transcriptional regulator, translating into MGATLRKKIIELLEEEELDALELSGILSIREKEVYEHLPHIAKSLAASGRKLVISPYICLVCNYSFGKRDRFDRPGRCPRCKEGHIRMATYSIK; encoded by the coding sequence ATGGGGGCCACATTACGGAAAAAAATAATCGAGTTGCTCGAAGAGGAGGAACTCGATGCTCTGGAATTGAGCGGTATACTTTCCATCCGTGAAAAGGAGGTGTATGAGCACCTCCCCCACATTGCTAAATCCCTGGCTGCATCTGGCAGAAAACTAGTAATCAGCCCCTATATATGCCTGGTGTGTAATTACTCCTTTGGTAAGCGGGATCGTTTCGACCGGCCGGGACGCTGCCCCAGATGCAAGGAAGGTCATATCCGGATGGCCACCTATTCTATAAAATGA
- a CDS encoding VOC family protein yields the protein MKFLHTMVRVKDLEQSIDFFTNILGLVETKRMDFEEGRFTLLYLATAPGEPEVELTYNWDQEETYSVGNNFGHIAFSVENIYEYCQMLMDKGVTILRPPRDGHMAFIRTPDQISIEFLQEGEKLPVQEPWASMENQGSW from the coding sequence ATGAAATTTCTACACACAATGGTTCGGGTAAAAGACCTTGAGCAGTCAATTGACTTTTTTACCAATATACTTGGCTTGGTAGAAACCAAGAGAATGGATTTTGAAGAAGGACGTTTTACTCTTTTATATCTGGCAACCGCACCTGGTGAACCTGAAGTTGAGCTAACCTATAACTGGGATCAGGAAGAAACATACAGTGTGGGCAACAATTTCGGACACATAGCCTTCAGTGTTGAAAATATTTATGAATACTGTCAAATGCTGATGGACAAAGGTGTAACAATCCTCCGTCCACCACGGGATGGTCATATGGCCTTTATTCGTACCCCTGATCAGATTTCAATAGAGTTTCTGCAGGAGGGAGAGAAACTTCCTGTTCAGGAACCATGGGCATCCATGGAGAACCAGGGCAGTTGGTAG
- a CDS encoding DMT family transporter: MSSFLAIPVSVRFMLCSALFFALMGGCVKGASLKGIPVLEILAARALISSALSYIDIRRKRISPWGINKPLLIARGVVGTMALVCVFYAVTTLPLAEATLLQYLYPVFTSLLAFFFLKEKILRSTIVCILLSLTGLLVMVQPGFSLFASSVASVALNPAGVSAAILGSLGTGIAYVLVRKLSSIEDPSVIIFYFPFIALPVSFLLLGNNFVMPPDAATWALLLLVGVFTQIAQYCLTMAIKGEKAAKATAYSYAQVIFSALIGWAFFMEVPTITTLLGALFIIGGALVNLWAPLDRAPKL, encoded by the coding sequence ATGTCGTCTTTTCTCGCCATTCCCGTCAGTGTACGGTTCATGCTCTGTTCCGCGCTCTTTTTTGCCCTTATGGGCGGTTGTGTAAAAGGAGCCAGTTTGAAAGGCATCCCGGTTCTGGAGATACTCGCCGCCCGGGCACTGATCTCTTCAGCCTTGAGCTATATCGATATTCGTCGAAAAAGGATCAGCCCCTGGGGAATCAACAAGCCCTTGCTCATCGCCAGAGGTGTGGTTGGAACCATGGCCCTGGTCTGTGTGTTTTATGCGGTAACAACGCTTCCCCTGGCTGAGGCTACACTGCTGCAATACCTTTATCCGGTATTTACCTCACTGCTTGCCTTTTTCTTTTTGAAAGAAAAAATTCTGAGATCCACCATAGTGTGTATACTTCTCAGCCTCACCGGGCTGTTGGTGATGGTTCAGCCGGGGTTTTCGTTGTTTGCGTCTTCAGTTGCTTCTGTAGCACTAAACCCCGCTGGAGTATCTGCAGCCATTCTTGGCTCTCTTGGTACGGGTATAGCCTACGTGTTGGTGCGAAAGCTCAGCAGCATAGAAGATCCTTCGGTTATCATTTTCTACTTTCCGTTTATCGCTCTGCCCGTTTCTTTTTTGCTGCTCGGCAATAACTTTGTCATGCCGCCTGATGCTGCAACATGGGCTCTCCTGCTACTGGTGGGAGTCTTTACCCAGATCGCACAGTACTGTCTGACCATGGCCATAAAAGGTGAGAAAGCTGCCAAAGCTACGGCATACTCCTATGCCCAGGTAATTTTCTCAGCACTGATCGGTTGGGCTTTTTTTATGGAGGTTCCGACCATCACCACTTTGCTTGGTGCTCTGTTTATTATTGGCGGTGCTCTGGTGAACCTTTGGGCGCCCTTGGACCGGGCGCCAAAGCTCTGA
- a CDS encoding AzlD family protein, with amino-acid sequence MVDSAMIYAVIAAAAVATYSLRLGGLLLAGRLPKTGKFRRFMDALPGTILLSLIVPAAFAAGFWGWIATACTALCSLRTGNIFASMVIGVTIVAVSRYFGT; translated from the coding sequence ATGGTTGATTCAGCTATGATCTATGCGGTAATAGCGGCCGCAGCAGTGGCGACCTACAGTCTTCGTCTGGGCGGTTTGCTCCTGGCCGGACGCTTACCGAAAACCGGAAAATTCAGAAGATTTATGGACGCCCTGCCTGGCACAATCCTGCTCTCCCTTATTGTTCCCGCAGCATTCGCCGCAGGCTTCTGGGGTTGGATAGCTACCGCCTGCACCGCTCTTTGCAGCCTGCGCACAGGCAATATCTTTGCCTCGATGGTGATTGGGGTGACGATTGTGGCTGTGAGTCGCTATTTCGGAACGTAA
- a CDS encoding AzlC family ABC transporter permease, which yields MKTTTDISITEQVEAADSLSSQLKAGFIANLVVAASVAAYGSVLGLIAAKKGLSWVELLVMNLSVFAGSAQFVMVDMWLPPLPIAEITLAVLVINMRYLLVGASLEPLFAEKTLKEKMVFIHLVADENWAMTMARFRRKELTTVWFLLGGGICVQGAWCAGTMAGHRLGTVISNPEQFGLDFAFVAVFTALVFSFWRGRQDLWPWIVTALLAFIAEKLIPGKWYILVGGIGGALLTAIMPVSHQQKSQGEKNNG from the coding sequence ATGAAAACAACAACTGATATTTCAATTACAGAACAGGTAGAGGCGGCTGATAGCCTGTCGTCCCAGCTCAAGGCCGGATTTATCGCCAACCTTGTGGTTGCGGCCAGCGTTGCTGCCTACGGAAGTGTGCTTGGCCTGATCGCAGCTAAAAAGGGATTAAGCTGGGTTGAGCTTCTGGTTATGAACCTCTCGGTATTCGCCGGATCGGCCCAGTTCGTGATGGTCGATATGTGGCTGCCGCCATTACCTATCGCAGAGATCACCCTGGCGGTGCTGGTAATTAACATGCGCTACCTGCTAGTTGGCGCCTCGCTGGAACCGCTCTTTGCAGAAAAAACACTCAAAGAGAAGATGGTGTTCATCCATCTAGTCGCCGATGAAAACTGGGCCATGACCATGGCCAGATTCCGCAGAAAGGAACTAACAACCGTCTGGTTCCTGCTGGGTGGTGGAATCTGTGTTCAGGGAGCATGGTGCGCTGGAACCATGGCCGGGCATAGGCTCGGAACTGTCATCAGTAACCCGGAACAGTTCGGCCTGGACTTTGCCTTTGTCGCAGTTTTCACCGCGTTGGTTTTCAGCTTTTGGCGCGGACGTCAGGATCTTTGGCCTTGGATTGTAACAGCGTTGCTGGCCTTTATTGCCGAAAAGCTGATCCCCGGTAAATGGTACATTCTGGTTGGTGGAATTGGTGGAGCCTTGCTTACCGCGATTATGCCTGTCAGCCACCAGCAGAAAAGCCAGGGAGAAAAGAACAATGGTTGA
- a CDS encoding MBL fold metallo-hydrolase, which yields MINWKGIAVVVATLILLSACLLDPRPFDEGAWRQSVAGMQVEDLYSEHQRDGVFFNPWLGSTRGFGGLIRWQLSTKEEYTDEAEEYLPELIPELLDRIEQLKADKDFLVWIGHGTFLIRIDSIYFLTDPILSDRALLPKRKTRPAMNMEELAGLDLPLQVIISHNHYDHLDVGTIKALPEQSRIHVPLGLRSYVQKYHKGEVVEYDWWDEKKFNGWRLTSLPAQHWSRRIGQGRDTTLWASFMIEAGGKVIYLGGDSGYFIGFQEFGRLYPKIDYALMPTTAYHPRWFMHYPHMNVEEAVEAFEDLGADYFIPTQWGTFRLGDEPPGLAIQDLQDLIEERKLDEAQYLVPKLGEIVELE from the coding sequence ATGATTAACTGGAAGGGCATTGCTGTTGTTGTTGCAACGCTGATTCTGCTTTCCGCCTGCCTGCTTGACCCCAGGCCATTTGACGAAGGTGCCTGGCGACAAAGCGTTGCCGGGATGCAGGTTGAGGATCTTTACAGCGAACACCAGCGTGATGGTGTGTTCTTTAACCCCTGGCTGGGAAGTACCCGGGGATTTGGTGGATTAATCCGTTGGCAGCTCTCAACGAAAGAAGAATATACCGATGAGGCGGAAGAGTACCTGCCAGAGTTGATACCGGAACTGCTTGACCGCATTGAACAACTTAAAGCTGATAAGGATTTTTTAGTCTGGATAGGACACGGCACGTTTCTCATCCGAATCGACTCCATCTACTTTCTCACCGATCCCATTCTCTCCGACAGGGCCTTGCTCCCTAAACGTAAAACCCGGCCTGCCATGAATATGGAAGAACTTGCCGGTCTGGATCTTCCCCTGCAGGTTATTATTTCCCATAATCACTACGACCATCTGGATGTCGGGACCATAAAGGCATTACCTGAACAGTCCCGTATTCACGTTCCCCTTGGCCTGCGGAGTTATGTGCAGAAATATCACAAGGGCGAAGTGGTTGAATATGACTGGTGGGATGAAAAGAAGTTCAACGGCTGGAGACTTACCAGCCTGCCAGCTCAGCACTGGTCAAGGCGAATAGGCCAGGGGCGTGATACGACTCTCTGGGCCAGTTTTATGATCGAGGCGGGCGGCAAGGTGATCTATTTGGGGGGTGATAGCGGCTATTTTATCGGTTTCCAGGAGTTCGGCAGGCTGTATCCAAAGATCGATTACGCCCTGATGCCGACCACCGCCTACCATCCCCGTTGGTTTATGCATTATCCCCATATGAATGTCGAAGAGGCGGTGGAAGCGTTTGAGGATCTTGGTGCAGACTATTTCATTCCGACCCAGTGGGGCACCTTCAGACTGGGGGATGAGCCACCGGGGCTGGCCATACAGGATCTACAGGACTTGATTGAAGAACGTAAGCTTGATGAAGCGCAATATCTTGTACCGAAGCTGGGGGAGATTGTGGAGCTGGAGTAA
- a CDS encoding VF530 family DNA-binding protein, translated as MTDRQTKDLLHGVTLEQILNALVADYGWEKLGKYIKIKCFTTNPTVKSSLKLLRRTPWARTKVENLYISMKKREIRKSGDVWKSAKHN; from the coding sequence ATGACTGACAGACAAACGAAAGATCTCCTGCACGGAGTCACCCTGGAGCAGATTCTCAATGCCCTGGTGGCTGATTACGGTTGGGAAAAATTAGGAAAGTATATAAAGATCAAGTGCTTTACCACCAATCCTACGGTGAAATCAAGCCTCAAACTCCTGAGAAGAACTCCCTGGGCCCGGACCAAAGTTGAAAATCTTTACATATCCATGAAGAAGCGTGAAATACGTAAGAGTGGTGATGTGTGGAAAAGCGCGAAACACAACTGA
- the dbpA gene encoding ATP-dependent RNA helicase DbpA — MSDSDFSHLPLSAAMLHNLQELGFNSMTPVQAESLPHILDNLDVIAQAKTGSGKTAAFGIGLISKLDVTKFRVQSLVLCPTRELADQVAKELRRLARATHNVKILTLCGGVPFGPQYGSLLHGAHIIVGTPGRILKHLGKKNLSLKDLDTLVLDEADRMLDMGFIDDIDEIISKMPEERQTLLFSATYPKKILNLSATIQNEAVSIQTVSAEPANKITEYFYQVPKSEKLSVLIKTIAHHNPGNTLVFCNTKIEAQNVAEELHDAGIDAQPLHGDLEQIERTDVLVQFANNSCSVLVATDVAARGIDIKELEMVINYDVPLTRAVYTHRIGRTGRAGKEGIAVTLFTDSEAREVEEEYRHEVRRFEAVDSLAEVENFTLTPPNSTLVIEAGKKHKMRPGDILGALTGQKGIAGKYVGKIDVYDRQSYVAIDSSVIDKAHKLLKHGRIKGRTFPVWVFGESTQVNPVNVWETIALNSKKM; from the coding sequence ATGAGTGACTCAGATTTTTCGCATTTGCCGCTTTCAGCTGCAATGCTCCACAACCTTCAGGAACTTGGCTTTAATTCCATGACACCTGTCCAGGCAGAAAGCCTCCCGCATATCCTCGATAACCTCGATGTAATTGCCCAGGCAAAGACCGGCAGTGGCAAAACCGCTGCGTTCGGTATCGGCTTGATAAGTAAACTGGACGTTACAAAATTCAGAGTTCAGTCTCTGGTGTTATGCCCAACCCGGGAACTTGCAGATCAGGTTGCCAAAGAGTTGCGTCGGCTGGCACGTGCAACCCATAATGTGAAAATTCTCACTTTATGTGGAGGTGTCCCTTTTGGTCCCCAGTATGGTTCACTGCTGCACGGGGCCCATATAATTGTCGGAACTCCGGGGCGGATATTGAAACATCTCGGCAAAAAGAATCTTTCCCTCAAGGATCTGGATACGCTGGTACTCGATGAAGCAGACCGTATGCTTGACATGGGTTTTATCGACGACATAGATGAGATTATCTCCAAAATGCCGGAAGAGAGACAAACACTCCTCTTTTCAGCGACCTATCCGAAGAAGATTTTGAACCTGAGCGCCACAATCCAGAATGAGGCGGTCAGCATTCAAACCGTTTCAGCAGAACCTGCGAACAAGATTACAGAATACTTTTACCAGGTACCCAAAAGCGAAAAGCTTTCTGTACTGATAAAGACAATCGCTCACCACAATCCTGGCAATACTCTGGTTTTTTGTAATACCAAAATCGAAGCGCAGAATGTCGCTGAAGAACTCCATGATGCTGGCATTGATGCCCAGCCATTACACGGAGATCTGGAGCAGATTGAGCGAACTGATGTACTGGTCCAGTTTGCCAATAACAGTTGTTCAGTTCTTGTGGCCACCGATGTGGCGGCGCGAGGTATTGATATCAAGGAGCTGGAGATGGTGATCAATTACGATGTCCCCCTCACCAGAGCGGTCTACACCCATCGCATCGGCCGAACAGGTCGTGCAGGCAAGGAAGGTATTGCTGTTACCCTGTTCACAGATAGTGAAGCGCGTGAAGTGGAAGAGGAGTACCGCCACGAAGTGCGCCGATTTGAGGCTGTGGATTCATTGGCCGAAGTCGAGAATTTCACTCTCACCCCACCCAATTCCACCCTTGTCATAGAGGCGGGGAAAAAACACAAAATGCGGCCCGGCGATATCCTCGGTGCACTCACCGGCCAAAAGGGAATAGCAGGAAAATATGTGGGGAAAATAGATGTCTACGACCGCCAGAGTTACGTGGCAATTGACAGCAGCGTGATCGATAAAGCGCATAAACTGCTCAAACATGGCAGGATCAAAGGGCGGACATTCCCCGTCTGGGTATTTGGAGAATCGACACAGGTAAATCCAGTCAATGTCTGGGAAACGATAGCACTCAACTCAAAAAAGATGTAG
- a CDS encoding ABC transporter substrate-binding protein: MIVSAGLWSIAGRWTILVLVLCILAGGCRDETPIKVGFIAGTSGKVADLGISGRDAVQMLVEEYNRNGGINGQRLDLVIKDDQQEPEIARKSVQELIDEGVVAIIGPMTSDMAMAITPVLDKHQIPAVSPTATTQHLSGQIDYFYRVSSTTREYATKSAAYHIRATEIRKIAVVFDKDNSSFTENWLNIFKQYFVSNGGEIVAEIGFEKQQKRSFIEIALELLSHKADGILIIANSMDSALFCQQIRKVDTDIPISLSDWGATERLLELGGRAIEGTLVVQTFDRMYSGEKYQAFRKEYFNTFKREPGFPGVYAYDAAQVVFTALEKQKKNHRLKETLDSIGQFPGLQGDIRFDEFGDVQRSKANISVVRNRKFIVLD, translated from the coding sequence TTGATTGTATCAGCTGGGTTGTGGTCCATTGCCGGACGATGGACCATTCTCGTTTTGGTGTTGTGTATTCTGGCGGGCGGTTGTCGGGATGAGACACCAATAAAGGTGGGTTTTATCGCAGGGACCTCCGGGAAAGTTGCGGATCTTGGCATTTCAGGTCGTGACGCAGTTCAGATGCTGGTTGAAGAGTACAACCGTAACGGTGGTATAAACGGCCAGCGGCTGGATCTTGTCATCAAAGATGATCAGCAGGAACCTGAAATTGCAAGGAAATCGGTGCAGGAGTTGATCGATGAAGGAGTTGTGGCAATAATCGGGCCCATGACCAGCGATATGGCCATGGCGATTACCCCGGTACTGGATAAGCATCAAATCCCCGCAGTCAGCCCGACTGCTACCACCCAACACCTTTCAGGCCAGATCGACTACTTTTACAGAGTGAGCTCAACCACCCGGGAGTATGCAACCAAGAGTGCCGCCTATCACATACGTGCGACAGAGATACGGAAAATTGCCGTTGTTTTCGACAAGGATAATAGCTCGTTCACTGAAAACTGGTTGAATATTTTCAAACAGTACTTTGTTTCAAACGGTGGTGAAATAGTAGCTGAAATAGGTTTTGAAAAGCAACAGAAGAGATCGTTTATAGAAATTGCGCTTGAACTGCTGAGCCATAAAGCAGATGGAATTCTCATTATAGCCAATTCCATGGATTCTGCCTTGTTTTGCCAGCAGATCAGAAAAGTAGATACTGATATTCCGATATCGCTCTCTGATTGGGGAGCGACTGAACGACTACTCGAGCTGGGTGGTCGTGCCATCGAGGGGACACTGGTTGTTCAGACGTTCGATAGAATGTATTCGGGAGAGAAGTATCAGGCTTTCAGAAAAGAGTATTTCAACACCTTCAAAAGGGAGCCCGGCTTCCCCGGAGTATATGCGTATGACGCAGCCCAGGTGGTGTTTACTGCTCTCGAAAAACAGAAGAAGAACCATAGACTGAAAGAGACTCTTGATTCTATTGGGCAGTTTCCCGGGTTGCAAGGCGATATTCGTTTTGATGAGTTTGGAGACGTACAAAGATCAAAAGCTAACATCAGTGTAGTTCGGAACCGAAAATTTATCGTCTTGGATTGA
- a CDS encoding hybrid sensor histidine kinase/response regulator, whose amino-acid sequence MKTVTPLHKHLSLKFAVVAILPILITSWLVLNFLVPEMKRQIAGQHESMARSVASQISAHLQGGERQLLALADFFEEKDEWHSPDVTLLLDSQCGSGDLFETTYITSNPEQTICYVGLADKSPDIRRLKRDDLLGIDLSGRQFVFKEDAANNLFWSETFLSTVSNSLAVALKVPFSGHSITGEISLLRFSELISNLSGTGDTVTIVLDGNGRIVADSNKESWGQQFDLSKLPQAGSAGSSKSSMSFELHGTQMLGTMVKVHHLEWNVLVYQPLASAHSPLITAYFAVALALGFALALALAVAYFQAMALSNTFTQYAEEKQKILDDLLQAKQEAEAASVAKSEFLANMSHDLRTPLNGIMGMLQLIDQTNLTREQHEYIQIALKSSNRLTGLLSDILDLSRVEAGKMPLNQKPFDLAQSVGQVCDLFQITFKQMEVELANSFHPSIPQMVLGDGSRLQQVLNNLLSNAAKFTTRGSVKLEVYPLPSHQPGQSRVLFTVIDTGIGVASEEIDLLFEPFHQGDVDRIRKFGAGLGLAICKRLVKLMGGDIFFESEPGVGTTVSFCVTFGECLYRQKPLAEPEVDVQHSPVCLDILVAEDDPINATTVKWLLERDGCKVTSVENGVEALQALAHNRFDGVLLDIQKPVMDGLETVQAIRQGKAGHENRGIPVIALTAYAMKGNQETFLDKGMDRYLSKPVDIKKLQSVLQWVAHRNRN is encoded by the coding sequence TTGAAAACTGTCACACCTCTCCACAAACATCTTTCGTTGAAGTTTGCAGTAGTTGCAATTCTACCTATTCTCATTACCAGCTGGCTTGTCCTGAACTTCCTCGTTCCAGAGATGAAGAGACAGATTGCTGGTCAGCATGAAAGCATGGCCCGTTCGGTAGCCAGTCAAATATCTGCCCATCTGCAGGGAGGTGAAAGGCAACTTCTTGCTCTCGCCGATTTCTTTGAAGAAAAAGATGAGTGGCACTCTCCGGATGTAACGCTTTTACTCGATTCCCAGTGCGGAAGCGGTGATCTTTTCGAAACCACGTATATTACATCAAACCCGGAGCAGACTATCTGCTACGTAGGGTTGGCTGACAAATCACCGGATATACGCCGATTAAAGAGAGATGATCTGCTGGGGATTGACCTTTCAGGGAGACAATTTGTTTTTAAAGAGGATGCGGCGAATAATCTGTTCTGGTCGGAAACATTCCTGTCGACGGTGAGTAACAGCCTGGCGGTGGCCCTGAAAGTCCCTTTCTCAGGACATTCCATCACAGGTGAAATCAGCTTGCTCAGATTTTCAGAATTGATCAGTAATCTGTCGGGGACCGGGGATACCGTAACCATTGTGCTTGATGGGAACGGTCGAATTGTTGCAGATTCAAACAAGGAGTCCTGGGGGCAACAGTTTGATCTCAGCAAGTTGCCTCAAGCCGGATCAGCTGGCAGTTCAAAATCTTCCATGTCATTTGAACTGCATGGTACACAGATGCTCGGAACCATGGTCAAGGTTCACCATTTAGAATGGAACGTTTTAGTATATCAGCCTCTGGCGAGTGCCCACAGTCCATTGATAACAGCGTATTTCGCGGTGGCCCTGGCTCTGGGATTTGCCCTGGCATTGGCGCTGGCCGTGGCCTATTTTCAGGCCATGGCGTTATCAAATACCTTTACGCAGTACGCTGAAGAAAAACAGAAAATTTTAGATGATCTGTTGCAGGCAAAGCAGGAGGCAGAGGCAGCCAGTGTTGCCAAATCTGAGTTTCTCGCAAATATGAGTCACGATCTGCGGACTCCGCTCAACGGTATTATGGGTATGCTTCAACTGATTGACCAGACCAATTTAACCCGTGAGCAGCATGAGTATATTCAGATTGCTTTAAAATCATCCAATCGTTTGACGGGGTTGCTGTCCGATATCCTGGATTTATCGCGGGTGGAAGCGGGTAAAATGCCTCTGAACCAGAAACCATTCGATCTGGCGCAGAGTGTCGGGCAGGTATGTGATCTTTTTCAGATCACCTTCAAGCAGATGGAGGTCGAACTTGCCAATTCGTTCCATCCGTCGATACCCCAGATGGTTCTTGGTGATGGTTCACGCCTCCAGCAAGTTCTCAATAATCTGTTGAGTAATGCCGCAAAATTCACGACAAGAGGCAGTGTGAAGCTGGAGGTCTATCCGTTGCCGTCTCATCAGCCAGGGCAGAGCCGGGTGCTGTTTACGGTTATTGATACCGGCATTGGTGTTGCCTCGGAAGAGATAGACCTCCTCTTCGAACCATTTCATCAGGGCGATGTTGACCGTATACGAAAATTTGGGGCAGGGCTGGGACTTGCCATCTGTAAACGGCTGGTAAAGTTGATGGGGGGAGACATCTTTTTCGAAAGTGAGCCAGGGGTAGGAACCACTGTCAGCTTCTGTGTAACATTTGGGGAATGTTTGTACCGGCAAAAGCCGTTGGCTGAACCGGAGGTCGATGTTCAGCACAGCCCTGTCTGTCTGGATATTCTTGTAGCGGAAGATGACCCCATCAACGCTACAACCGTGAAGTGGCTGCTGGAGAGGGACGGTTGCAAGGTTACCAGTGTGGAAAACGGCGTTGAGGCACTACAGGCTTTGGCTCACAACAGATTTGATGGTGTACTGCTGGACATCCAGAAGCCGGTTATGGATGGACTCGAAACCGTTCAGGCTATCCGCCAGGGTAAAGCAGGACATGAGAATAGAGGTATACCGGTAATTGCTCTCACCGCGTATGCCATGAAGGGAAATCAGGAGACTTTTCTCGATAAAGGGATGGACAGATACCTATCCAAGCCTGTTGATATTAAAAAATTACAGTCTGTCCTGCAGTGGGTGGCACATCGCAACCGGAACTGA